A segment of the Ictalurus punctatus breed USDA103 chromosome 24, Coco_2.0, whole genome shotgun sequence genome:
TTTTAATCTCTGGACTACCTCCTCTCCTTTTTTTGGCCCAAACCATCTCTCCTGCATTCTCTTATGTTAGTCTGCTGGGAGGAGGTTGGCAGGTCTCTGTGGTCATTTAATAGTTTGTGAGAAATCCATGCTTTCGCTATGCTTTTTAGCTCAGGGCTGACCCCTGGGCCCTTCGCTGTAGTTCTTCGGATTAGTTTAGTAGTAAGTGCTTCACAGCTCAGACTTGCCATTGAACTCGTCCACCCCTCAGCTGTATTGAAATCCAGTGTTTTCAGAAAGTGTATGCATTGTGGAGTAGTCATGACTTATTTATATTTGCTTGCATGTCTCGTCCCGTCCtgtcccccaacacacacaggaCTGGCCCTTTGATGATGGAGCTCCACCCCCGACCCAGATTGTTGATGATTGGCTAAATTTGCTGAAGACCAAGTTCCGCGATCAACCAGGATGTTGCGTTGCCGTGCACTGTGTGGCGGGATTGGGCCGGTGAGTAAAACTGCCAGGAACAAGGAACAGGGTGCTTTCCCCTTTCCTGTAACTGCTTATGTTCTTATTAGGTTCttgatttatttctatatttatatccAATGCAAATATCGCAGCCCTTTTTCGAACACTTTGTTGAGGCTTTCCTTATCGATGGCTTGTAACTTGCTTATCCGATTCAATGGCTGTAACTACCATCCTGAGGTGACGGTACAGAGAAATATCCAATCAGCTGTTTGATTAGCTTGGCGATGAGCTTCTGCCCCAAACCAGTCGCACACATGTTCGTCCAAACATTGATTTGCTCATTCCTGTTGCCAGCTTACTTTCCTATTTAAGatcaagcccccccccccccctttttgtttgtttgttttttaatgggGGCATTAGCGCATAGAACTCTCGCCAGTGTTTTTCCGTTAATTCCTGTATACTCATTGGGCTTAAGGCGCTCCACAAAACCACTTGGGTGCTGCGCCTAAGCCTTCGTTAGGGAAAACCCTGCATTTGTAAattaatgtacatttattcGAACAATGAAACAGGAGGTAAAAAGTGTTGAATTAGTATTAACCTAATTCATAAAACACTATTCATAATGAATGCAACCCAAAGTAGTTCACAGCAATAAAAAGGAATAATCTGAGAGAACaagtatataaaatgtgtttgagtgatgatttcaaataaaaaagagggataacaaaacattaaataattacaaaataaaatgtttcattaagTTCTACTTGTTTTTCTCTTCCTGTAGAGCCCCTGTACTTGTGGCCTTGGCCTTGATCGAGAGTGGGATGAAGTATGAGGATGCAGTGCAGTTTATCCGGCAGTATGTAACTCTCATGCACACAAACAGGACCTTTTTATTGGTACTAGTCATTTCTTGGAATCGCCGCTCACCCTTCATCTGTTCTGTTTTCAGGAAGAGACGTGGAGCCTTCAACTCCAAACAGCTTCTTTACCTCGAAAAATACAGACCTAAGATGCGCCTGCGGTTCAAGGATGCAAATGGTCACAACTGCTGCATCCAGTAAAGTGCCAGTTGTACACAACTAATGGGAAATTCACTTAGTGCAAGCTGTGGGTGATTAATGTGATGGTTAATATTCTGAGTCATGACTAATCGAATTACCGAGATGTAACAAATTAAACTTGATCTGTGGATTCACCAGCTGTATGAATGAGAGAGGTCAAAGCACACAGATATGGCTGCCTCCTGGTTACCAGTGTACCAGTCACGGCTATAACACACAGCAGTTCCTCATGACTTCCCAATGTCCAATCATGGGATAACCTTTTTATTCTCCATTATtctaaaatgaattattttaaccATTATGAAAagatgtgtatttgtgtaatgcTGTTGGTTATGACTAAATTGAACCTTGCTGTTATAATTGGATGAGGAtatacacaatttaaaaaaaaaataaaaaaattagacaATAACttcttttattaaaacatttcatatagTTGCTGAAAAGGACCAAAAGAGCTCTTTTCTCCATTTCCAGAAGTCACTTTTAATTTAGGGGCAGGATGGGTTTTAAATGACAACTGTATTTATTCACTATAATTATCTAGTCTTGTCGGGAGTTTGGTTGGGGCCAGGACACTTTTCCCCTTTTATGGAGccatgttttttcattttagttttctGAATCTCTGGGGAGTGCAATATTCATTCCAGTTTAGAAAAGCAATCATTCTTTAGGACTATTCTacatgcgcgcgcgcacacaaacaGAGGAGAATGGCTTGATTTTAGGTACTTTTCAATTGCCATGTCTGCTTACTCATCAGTAGTGGGTCAGTTAAAGGCTTGCTGTAGGCCGGACTGTCCGTACACTTTTGCTGTGGATGGGAAACTTGATTTTGATttagtaggttttttttttttttttttttttttttttttttttttttaaatctttgcccacattttgaaaaatatccccatcttgtttttaaaatgaataaataattgatatGAACTcaatcatttttgtgtttttatacttttgttctgtgtgaaaatttcTGTCCAGTTTAAGATCTAACATTTATGTAGATGTAGTATTGGTTGGGGTTCCTGGATCATTCCTGCGTTATGTAACGGACATACCTGTAGGCAAGCAGGAGAGAAGGGAATACTCGAGGAACTTTAAATTTAATAgcagtgtgtttgtggtgtCTTGTTTCTCAGCGCTTCAGTGCTGCTAGTAAGCAGTAGGAGAAGAGTGGTTTCGACATGATCTGTTATCTTAGGCTGTAGTACTCATGTCTGTAGCACCATCTACTGGATTTTAAAAGATGAATACCATATTGAGACCCTATTTTTCTCCTCAATCGTCTATCGCTTAAAGCAGTAATTCATGCACACACTGTAAAttcatattttgaaaaaaaattgtaacttGCCACTAAAACTTCCCCTGCATTCTTAGCTACAAATTTCTTCTTAAAAGCTTACTGAGAAAGAAAATCACAGATTAAGAGGAaaggaagggtgtacttacattGTCATGGATGATGTCCCGTTACATGAATGAATATTGTGAAAAGTTGGTTGATGCTGATTGAGTAGTAAACTCCTAAACAAAATCCCATTGAAcgatgctaaaaaaaataaataaaaggctacTAAAATGACCTTGATATACATGAAAACAATGATTAAAATGCTCATAtgccaaatatatttttagcaAATTGTTAATCTATATTATACATGTGTACTAATGACAGGATTTGCAGCTATTAGACTTCCAGTGACCTTGACCTCCTTTATGTGTTGGCTTTTTGGCTATGCTCACAGTTGGTGTGTTTACAACAAAACAAGAACTGCATACAGGTGCATCTGATATCTTCTAACCTGCATCTGATATCCCTGTGAAATATGATGAATCATTTGTTTTGGAGCTGACCATGAGGCTACAGGTCCAGGAGTGGATGACGTGAATTCATGAACATTGCAGGGAGACACAGTGTGCCAATTCCTCTGTTATATTAACCCTACTCAAACTTGTCTCAGTTGAAGAATACTGTCCACATGCACCACCCTGAGGATATAAAGGTGTTTGAAATGTTCTTTAGATGAGATCAGATGAAGAAAGGTACAAACTAAGTATAATTGTACTCTGCATGGGGGAGGGTCCGAGATCCCTTATACAAGTGTTTCCTACCTTGTCAGACATGACCATGCTGTTATTCCCTACACAGGAGGCTTCACCAAATATTAATTATGAAGATTCCAGTATTGCagaaccttaaaaaaaaaaaaaacaactatcaAATAATATGTGGCGTGTTTAAGCTCAAAATTgcttactgtatgtgtatatagatTTTTGCTTAATTTTATGAGGTGTATGTCTATAATTGTGCTGTTCACTGCATAATAACTAACAATTTTGATAAAAGtgaccccacccccccaccatCACATTAAAGCCTTGACAGAGTGTGCAACAACGGCAAGGTTGATTATTTTTGCACAATAGTGcctaaaatgacactttttcaTTTGTTACTGAATAGCATATAGTTTAtggttatatttaatgttgtggaacatctgtgaaacaacttAGTTTCTGTTATTGCTTACAGTAAAGCAAAGTCCTCCGTTCTGAAGTCCCGTTGTGGAAAACCTACTGTCagttacaaagagctgacactggagactccttccataaatgtaaaacaattctgtgtgtttctttgttacataacaacacattttacatATGTTTATAGTCCAACAtaccatttacacacacacacacacacacacacacacacacactatgcgtctagatagataggcagaccCTTACAGGTCAAACTAAACTACTATCAGGGCTGCTGtttcagaaaatgaatcaacaccttctgaccaaccagATTCAGCAGGGCTGATGGTGAGAACGAACTATATTTCTATCCGTTATCTCCAACGTAGCATGTATGTGTTCTGTATagcttgttgtttgtttgttacggTTCATTTATCCTCTCCTGCCTGTATCAGAAATAGTGGCAGCCTCACAAGGGATAGGGCAGAAACTGTTGTACTACATAAACATGACATACACCATGATTCACATTTTCCACTCAATCAACTGGAGAAGCTACACAAAAATACAACCTAGGCATGGTAAAATGGTATAataatatagatttaaaaaaaaaaaaaaaaaaagtctgggaCATTTTTTGCTCACTGAAGTGTAACTTTGGGAACCACTGCTCTATTATAAGGGTGCACggtgcacctccagggttaggggtttgattcccaccgctgccctgtttcctctgggttctctggtttattcccccagtccaaagacatgcatggtaggctgattggcatgtccaaagtgtccatagtgtatgagtgggtgtgtgaatgtgtatgtgattgtgccctgcgatggattggaaccctgtccagggtgtaccccgccttctgCCCCACGCTCCCTGgaacccagtaggataagtggtatagaagatggatggatgctctATTATAATATACTCTGAACCACAATGCCTTGCGTGTTTGTGCCTTCTAAATCACTTGTACTCGGTGTTAAGGCTGATTTATGTCGTGCCTGTGCTACTTTATGCTCTTTAGCATTCAGGATTCAGGGAATGTTACAAGAGCAACAGTTTTCAAACCCCAACAACTTTTTAAGCAACTCCCTCATGGGATGTGCCAATGTGTCAATATGGGGTGTAGCTCAAATACGTCCTTGGTCACTTTTTCTATTCCCTTTTAGCTTTTCCCTAAAGTTTTTAGCTTTAAGACGTAACTATATACGTCTTATATCTAGCTCTAATTTTACAGCCTGAAAtcatttatattgatatatatcattaatattaaatttttatatgaatattaGAGCGCCATTTGACAGGTTTATCCCCAACTGCCAGGTGGATTTCGGCGCTGAAGGGAGTAGTGGAAGTGGACAGTCTGTGAATGGGAACCGAGCCGATGCCGAGACGATGACGTAGCGTGACCGTTGGTGAGTGCGCAGTGAGAGCAGCGCTGAAATTCAAATTttgaacagcagcagcagcagcagtagtagtagtagtagtagtgtgtgtgtgtgtgtgtttgcgtgtagAGCACGATTTAGAAAGAGTTGACCTCAGATAGGTTATACAAAGAGGAAAGCGGAGTGTAACAGCGTTATTTGTCTTGAGTTTAGGATTAAATAACGCCGGAATGGATCCGTTCACCGAGGTAAATACTTTCTGTTTCTAAAGCGACTACTAATACCTGGGACTACTAAAGCTAACTAGACGCTAATGATGCTAATGCTATCTGACTAACTAATGATTCCGGTCGTTTAAATGTGAACTAGATGCGTAGCTGTTTTccccataaaataaaaaaaaagactagaaTATGTTGCTAGTCAATGCAGTAGTCTGTAGCTAATAACCAGCTAGTCATCCTACTCATATCTTTGTTTAGCTAGTTCACCATGTTAAGGCGTGGTTGTCTGCGTCTGAGCCATTCAGAGTTTGTTCTgaaattcagatttttattattattatttatggcTTCTCGGAGGTTTTGAATACAAAAATATGTccgggggaagaaaaaaaaataaagaactcAAAACTATCTAACAATGTGAACGTGTTATGACTTGGCTTAGGTCCTTTTTCCAACCAATGAACTGGTTTAATGGTGTCACGTGATAGCATTTTTTTGGGAATGACAGTCAGTAACTGAAGTTTCCAGTCCTTGCTCAGAGGCTGCCAAACTGCAGGAGCTCAGGGAGCATGTATCAAAAGTGGAGAATGTTAATGGAAGGAACAGAAAACCATGTCAGTCGGGGGGGGACAAATTAGGGACTCCAAAGACCATATGAGTGTCTCTGTTTAAATTGGGGGGGTCGAAATTTTTAGCAGCCAGGGACCTGTTTATATGTTAAAAAACTGAACTCAaaacttttcatttaatttactaTTAAGATATTGTGCTCATTATTTAATAGTGTATCATGATATTTTGCCTGTTCACTGGAGCCATAGAGTATTCATTCTTGAACTTCTCActtgcatttttattaaaaatgtcatttcattcaggtttacattatttattagcCTACTTTGTCATTGAGTTAATGAGAATTGGATTTTAACCAACAACAAAAGACCATTCACCAGAAAAGCATATTTATAAGATTATATAAGAGTTAGAGATGCACAGATAgtaaatttctcagctgatacgATAGCCGATaccaatagttctgccttttatgccaccttataaattaataataattaattccacaattctgaaagaaatgcaaataaaaacttttattctttccatttcagcaagttgtttcacagtaactagtctcataaacagaaaacacattactctaacattaacacacaaactaaattctgaagattaaagtaagatttcttaacttattgaatattattaattcatattaacaggattaattgactgaattctaaaaattCAGGGGGGGATTAGTCTCGCCCCCGAAACGGCTGCTcacttctggtgtaaaattttagcggtgcagagtttacagagcttacaaactgcagttttgtcgtcattccacacaagacatCTTTACACTCAGCAtgaaatcaatgtgttttcccaccctcttttgattgacaggatttAATCAGCCTTGATCATTGGAACCTTCAtcaaactatcggccgatagctCGTAGCGGGAAAAATCGCCTTTATCTGTCAATACTGATTATCGgctgatacatcggtgcattTCTAATTAGAACACATATAATAGCGTTGATAATGGTTGGTAGTTATTGATTtgcaacactgtaacactaaaaataattgcacacccTGTGGCCATGTCTCACGGCCCGCTGGAGGTCCTGGGACCACGCCCAGAGAACCGCGGCTTTAAAGAATATCGATAGTGAACATTAAAATGACTCGATTAATACAGTGAGGACTTGCGTTACTTCATATCGGCCTCATCCTGTGATCTGTAATCCTATTTTATTACAAATGCAATGATAAAACGTCAGTTGAAACTGCTTTCTGCTTGTATCAGTTAGTCACACAAGGCACACAAGCCGGTGTGAGGAAGGAACTGAAACCtctatttttaaattcatttaaaaatagtaCAGATGAGATCGTGATCAAGTAGGTTAACAAATTAGTTGAAAGTTGACTTTGGCAGCTGTTACAGAGACCTTTAGCTAGATGAACGTTATTAGTTAACCAAAGgggtttattaaatgtttattaaaataccaatttatttgtttggcaTACAAATAATTACTTTCTATATTCAGacaatttcaataaaaaaaaacacatgcattGGGTCTGTATACAGATACAAatcttaaaatttttttatagcTGTACTTTTGTCATCACCCTTGTAGAGCAcacttaaaaatcttttgtcatttttatatatatatatatatgacaaaagatttttatgtgtgtgtgtgtatgtatatatatgtatgtatgtatgtatgtatacacacacacatacatacataagtATAAAATCTCAACCTCCTGCAGAGTTTCCCTACagaactgtatttatttatttatttttaaactgtttactcAGAAACTGTTGGAGCGCACACGAGCTCGCAGGGAGAATCTTCAGAAGAAGATGGCGGAGAGACCCACAGCAGCCAACCGGCAAATGACCAAGAGGTCTAGAGAGCCACTTACAGAGACGAACAGTGTTGTCAGCCAGCCACCAGCTGAAAAAGGTGCATATCTTGTTCAAATTAGTTTTAAAGTTTAGTTTAACTGCACAATAAttgcattttaaaacaacagGAAACCTCTGTTTCAAGTGGTCAAAATATATGAATGgagagctttgtttttattgcactAGTCTCAGTATAACTCTATCTAGCTATCCATTTCGGTCCGTCATGTTCTCTTAGCGCAAAAAGCCATGAGTAAATACGATTCATTATTGCAGCCCTAATCTTGATCAtggaaggcttttttttttttttttttttttttttttttcttcaaaatcaAGTCCCATAGCTTGATTTTGGCTGAAGTTAAAAAGTTTGTTGTTTCATTAGGAGAATGACCATGCTGTTGAAGGTGCTGTTATTTCACACTTTTAAAGTTGTCTTAATAAGACcacttgtgtttttattgcagTACTTCCCACCTCCAAACCCTCTCCTTCTAAGCGTCGCTGCTCAGAGGAGAATGCTTGTTTCACTGGGGAAGAGAACAAGGAGCCTGTTGCTCTTCAAGTCACAACTTCAGAGCCTGCAACGGACAAGAAGCCGCCCATTGCACCAAGCAGTATCCACTCAGCTACAGTGGAAAGACTGGCTGATCTTTCTAGCTCAGACTCAGGCACAGGACTTACAAACTCTCCAGACATTGTGAAAATGGAGACTTGTCCTTCACAGATCCTAACAGGATGCACAGATAAGGTGATGAAGCGCTCTATGATGGAGGAAAGCAGCGAAGTTCTCAGTGGTGCTTCTTCTCTCACTCCAGCTGCCAGCAACATGAAATCTCGTCTGCAGAGACTGGCAGAACAGAGGAACTACTGGGACTCGGAGGGTGAGCCTGAGTCAGTTAGTTCTTGGATGAATAACTACCATATTTTGTTGCATAATTGGCCTATTAAGCTCTTTTGTGGTTGCTTATCGCCAAAGATTTGGTTCTGGGATTACTACTAAATACACCCCTATATCTTGTgttgaattaattaaaatgtcagtaggattttatttattcttcatGTAATGGCTTCACTGTGATGATTACATGATCATAGTAAGCAACATTTGTTTCTTgatgtttatataaaatgttcattCCTATTGAACTGTATTTATAGGTAACTTTGAGCCAGTCCCCAACAGTGCAGCCCTGTCCCCTGTTAAATCCCAGAGGATGGAGATTGCTACTAATCCAGCTCCAGCCATCACATCAGAGAAGCCATTAGGTAGAAAGGGCAGACTGGCAAACCTTGCTGCCACAATCAATACCTGGGAAGATGATCTTGGGCATCCGTCCACTTACAGAGATGATGCACAAGGGCAGCCTGGCACAGCCTGTGTTCCTCCTCAAACACGTGTGGGAATGAGCAGCAGTGTCAAGCCCATTGCTGCTGCACAACAGGTTAAATCTGTCCAGTCAGTTGCTAGCAAGCCTGTCCACAGCACTCAGCAGGTGGGATACACCAATCATATTCTCATAGAGCATGAaaaaagacctttttttttcttatccaGATATTaatcatgtttcatgtttttgtttgttatagCCACCAGTTTATTCTCCAGTCAGATCATCCAGAGTGAATCCTCCAAGCCCCCAGAAGACTGAGGTGCCTGGGCCAAAACTGACTAAAGGACCCCTCTCCCCTGCATCAAGCCCCCTGAAGAGTTTCTCTAGTCAGCACTCAACTCCACTCAAATCTGGAATAGTCCCATCTTCTCCTCAAGCTACTCAGTGTTCCCAAAGCCCTCTGAAGACTCAGACCCCATGCAAAGAACTAGGACCAGGAAAAGTGGTTAATGCAAGTcctgcaaaaacaaacattcctACCAACCCATCCTCCAGTGTAGTACGCACTCAGGCTACTGAGGGGCTGACCAAGGATACAACACCCCTACAGAAAAGTGGCCCAGTTGGACCTGCTGGTGAGTAactcattaaaaatgtgttaagtTGAATTTAAAGcatgaaggtttttttgttgttgttgttccctACTAAACTGCAGTTTTGCATGATTTAAATCTGTTCTAATTTGTTTTGTTATGTGCATGTCCAAATTATCGCGTTGAACCTAGGGGGTGTTAAGTCATTTTTGGAGCGTTTTGGAGAAAGGTGCCAAGAACTTAATCAGGGATCTCCTCTTAACGGTGTGGGTCTGGCTCGTACACCTGCTGCTACACCGTCATCCCCTCACAAATTGAGTCTGCTTCAGGAGAGGCTTGCTGTCACACAGGGAGCTTCCAGTACTGCCCTCCTCACCCAGAAGCAGAAAATGGTGACTTATCTTAATTTGATCGCCTTCGTATTGTGTAAAGTGGCTCGAGTTCCAGTTTTATCTGACAAAAtggttttcttttgttcttaGGAACGTGAGGCAGAATTGGCACAGGTTCGCGGTCGATTTCAGAACAGCCAGGTGTCAAAAAGCAGAGAGGATCTCACAGAGGACACGAAAAACTCAGAGTCTAAGGTTGCCAGTGCTTGTGAACTGAATGGCttggtgttgtgtgtgtgtgtgtgtgtgtgtgtgtgtgtgtgtgtgtgtgtgtgtgtgatgtgtttttttttatatatattatatcattTTTCTCCTTTGTTGTTGATCACCTTAAACAGAGATGTTCCCTATACAGAACTCTTTAATCAGTCTTTATGAATTATGTCACCTGATATCCTAAATGAATCTCAAATGTTACTTAAATACAAAGTGAAAGAAACACAGGTACGATTGCAATATTCTTTCTTGTCTGCAGGTGGTGGAAGACTCCAATAAAAAGTCTGTTCCAGAACTTAACGATGAGCCATCGGCACCACTCCTGAATAATCTGGAAAAGAAATTCAGTGAGAATGGTAATGTctaaccttaaaaaaaaaaaaattggtaaataatataatgtaaaacagCAGTGTTGACTGAGCAGTCCAGTATGGTTGGTAACATGCATGTATTCATTAGTACAAACACATCTTACTTATTTAATGGCCTAAGCACAATGATTTGATGACTGACTTCTACTAGAGTTATCTTCTAACCAGATTCTTTGCTTCATCAGAAACATCAAATATAAAGCCTGTACTGTCAAGCCCAATGAAGAAGGTTGAGGTTTCTCTAGAAAAAGCAGAAGTAGATGAGCAAAGAGAAAAAGGCAAGAATATTAAAAGTTCTCCATGTTGCTTGTCATGTTTGCTCAAATCATAATCGTGTGTTTGCGAATGTTCTTAAACAGTTCTTGATTTTGCAGAAACTGAGGAGGAGATGCGTGAGATCGAGATGAATGTCGATGCCTCCATTAACTCTGAGGTCATTAACAATCTGTTTGAAGATGTTTTGGAGGAAAATGATGAGCATAATCCTGAAGAGGACGAGGAAGAAGATGCTCTAAACATCTCCTCCATGTCTCTCCTTGCCCCACTGGCAGAGACTGTGGCTGCTGTGGTCAAAAGCCCTGAGAGGAAAGTCATGGTGAGTTGAGCACAGGATATTGGCAGTGTCATTATTATGCTTCGATCTGTAGTGTCAAACTTTGGATGACCACATTTCTAATTAGATTTGTATTCTCCTTGAGCACTAAAATCAGAGTGTAGAAAGCCCAATTAGTTAAATtagatgtgtttttaaatgaacttgCGCAGTTCTGTGGCCATTCTGCACTAGTGTCTGACACCACTGCTTCACAAGCCTGGTGGACCACAAACTATATTTACCACCCTAAATATTACACACTTAATACAGTATTACAATAGTACACGTTTTTATTTCCGTACTGCATAAGTTGTTCTTGTGGTGTAGCAGACATCAACCCCGGCAAGCTCATTTATTGAGAAAAAAGGGACTCCTGAGGGTGTATCCAGGCCCACAAAGTTCCAAAGGACACGAATGCTTCGTGCTGGCTCTTCTGACAGCATTGAAGCTCTAGAAGAAGAGCACAAACTTCCCTACAGGTAATCCTACAGTACTACGATTAACTGTAAAGCTAAGTATAATTAATCAAACTCCATCATATATGTTTAACGGGTACCGCCTTTTATTTCAGCATTGATGCATACCGATCAACCAGAGTGAAGGAGACTGAGAGACCTCAGGTGAAACAGGTGATTGTGAGGAAGGAAGATATGTCGCAAAGAACGGAAGAGCCCCGGAATACCAGTCACATTAGCATTAAACAAAAGATGCAGGTGATTCAAAGGAACAGTGATTAAGTCTGGAAAAATGTATGTACTTGTGTGGTTGGTTAGTTTCATGGAGAAAGGTCTcgtttgtgctttcaggctTTGACCAATGAGATGAACATGCAGCAGACAGTGATCCATCAAGCCAGTCAGGCATTGAACTGCTGCACAGACGAGGAGCACGGAAAGGGCTCTCAGGTGGAAGCTGAAGCTGAGAGGCTCCTGCTTATAGCCAGTGAGTGACCAGTGATGGAAAGGTATCTAGAccattgccttttttttttattagaattaaTGGCCTGTTCTTTCTCTAGCTGAGAAGAGGGTGGCTCTGAAAGCTGAGCTGGATCGACTGAAGGCAGAGGGACCAGCGGTTCAGAAGAAAACCTCTTCCAAAGCACAGGATGACATGGACGTGCCTGCCTCCAAGGGCTCCATCTCACTGCAGGAGCTTCGATTGCCTCTTAAGGCCGACTTTGTCTGCTCTACCGCTAATAGGCCCGGTACAGCCTCTGTTATCTAATTTATTTTCAAGTGTTCTGTAAAGTGTCTGTGGCAAAAGATTAGATATCAGAATTAAGTATTGATGATGTGAAGACTACAGCACTGATATTATAATAATCAATGCCAAAATGCAGCATATTGCAGGTATAGTCAGTActtccttctttatttatttatttatttatttatttatttatatttttttgaaGCACTGACtctatttttaaagtaaacaaTAGCTGATTAGGACAGTGcaatgtaatttttattttattttaacatttggAAAATATCAAGTATCATgataagattttattattatcaaaagATATATTGCACCCCAATCAAAATACACAAATTGCATTTAGTGTTTTCAGTTTCAAAACTGgttaattaaatgttatttatcaCTGTTCAGTGGTTACGTTGATGATCAAattttttattccttccttccttttaaGAGTCTGGAAGCCATTATTTCTTTGTGATGATCCGTGCTGGAGCTGAAAATACGGTTGCTACTCCTCTGGCCAGCACCAACAATGCCCTTAGTGGGGATGCCTTGA
Coding sequences within it:
- the anln gene encoding anillin isoform X4; the encoded protein is MDPFTEKLLERTRARRENLQKKMAERPTAANRQMTKRSREPLTETNSVVSQPPAEKVLPTSKPSPSKRRCSEENACFTGEENKEPVALQVTTSEPATDKKPPIAPSSIHSATVERLADLSSSDSGTGLTNSPDIVKMETCPSQILTGCTDKVMKRSMMEESSEVLSGASSLTPAASNMKSRLQRLAEQRNYWDSEGNFEPVPNSAALSPVKSQRMEIATNPAPAITSEKPLGRKGRLANLAATINTWEDDLGHPSTYRDDAQGQPGTACVPPQTRVGMSSSVKPIAAAQQVKSVQSVASKPVHSTQQPPVYSPVRSSRVNPPSPQKTEVPGPKLTKGPLSPASSPLKSFSSQHSTPLKSGIVPSSPQATQCSQSPLKTQTPCKELGPGKVVNASPAKTNIPTNPSSSVVRTQATEGLTKDTTPLQKSGPVGPAGGVKSFLERFGERCQELNQGSPLNGVGLARTPAATPSSPHKLSLLQERLAVTQGASSTALLTQKQKMEREAELAQVRGRFQNSQVSKSREDLTEDTKNSESKVVEDSNKKSVPELNDEPSAPLLNNLEKKFSENETSNIKPVLSSPMKKVEVSLEKAEVDEQREKETEEEMREIEMNVDASINSEVINNLFEDVLEENDEHNPEEDEEEDALNISSMSLLAPLAETVAAVVKSPERKVMQTSTPASSFIEKKGTPEGVSRPTKFQRTRMLRAGSSDSIEALEEEHKLPYSIDAYRSTRVKETERPQVKQVIVRKEDMSQRTEEPRNTSHISIKQKMQALTNEMNMQQTVIHQASQALNCCTDEEHGKGSQVEAEAERLLLIATEKRVALKAELDRLKAEGPAVQKKTSSKAQDDMDVPASKGSISLQELRLPLKADFVCSTANRPESGSHYFFVMIRAGAENTVATPLASTNNALSGDALTFSTKFTLPDVSSDFEIDIEVYYLVLKRELFVDKRKKPAKSKAITPKRFLAISKSNLQTPVVASPGGPNAVRSSNFALVGSHKLTLASIGKNKFPLEKVPFLCPLEGHIHLRMQCEVDSHVQERGFLTMFEDVSGFGAWHRRWCVLSGYCISYWTYPDDEKRKNPIGRINLASCTSRKVEPANREFCARPNTFELITVRPQRDDDKETLVSQCRNTMCVTTNWLSADTKEERNLWMRKLNQILVDLRMWQPDSCYRPV
- the anln gene encoding anillin isoform X1, with the protein product MDPFTEKLLERTRARRENLQKKMAERPTAANRQMTKRSREPLTETNSVVSQPPAEKVLPTSKPSPSKRRCSEENACFTGEENKEPVALQVTTSEPATDKKPPIAPSSIHSATVERLADLSSSDSGTGLTNSPDIVKMETCPSQILTGCTDKVMKRSMMEESSEVLSGASSLTPAASNMKSRLQRLAEQRNYWDSEGNFEPVPNSAALSPVKSQRMEIATNPAPAITSEKPLGRKGRLANLAATINTWEDDLGHPSTYRDDAQGQPGTACVPPQTRVGMSSSVKPIAAAQQVKSVQSVASKPVHSTQQPPVYSPVRSSRVNPPSPQKTEVPGPKLTKGPLSPASSPLKSFSSQHSTPLKSGIVPSSPQATQCSQSPLKTQTPCKELGPGKVVNASPAKTNIPTNPSSSVVRTQATEGLTKDTTPLQKSGPVGPAGGVKSFLERFGERCQELNQGSPLNGVGLARTPAATPSSPHKLSLLQERLAVTQGASSTALLTQKQKMEREAELAQVRGRFQNSQVSKSREDLTEDTKNSESKVVEDSNKKSVPELNDEPSAPLLNNLEKKFSENETSNIKPVLSSPMKKVEVSLEKAEVDEQREKETEEEMREIEMNVDASINSEVINNLFEDVLEENDEHNPEEDEEEDALNISSMSLLAPLAETVAAVVKSPERKVMQTSTPASSFIEKKGTPEGVSRPTKFQRTRMLRAGSSDSIEALEEEHKLPYSIDAYRSTRVKETERPQVKQVIVRKEDMSQRTEEPRNTSHISIKQKMQALTNEMNMQQTVIHQASQALNCCTDEEHGKGSQVEAEAERLLLIATEKRVALKAELDRLKAEGPAVQKKTSSKAQDDMDVPASKGSISLQELRLPLKADFVCSTANRPESGSHYFFVMIRAGAENTVATPLASTNNALSGDALTFSTKFTLPDVSSDFEIDIEVYYLVLKRELFVDKRKKPAKSKAITPKRFLAISKSNLQTPVVASPGGPNAVRSSNFALVGSHKLTLASIGKNKFPLEKIKYTGCESRLLSDMFQNKVPFLCPLEGHIHLRMQCEVDSHVQERGFLTMFEDVSGFGAWHRRWCVLSGYCISYWTYPDDEKRKNPIGRINLASCTSRKVEPANREFCARPNTFELITVRPQRDDDKETLVSQCRNTMCVTTNWLSADTKEERNLWMRKLNQILVDLRMWQPDSCYRPV